In Simplicispira sp. 125, one DNA window encodes the following:
- a CDS encoding M23 family metallopeptidase, with the protein MQLIIMDSRLTRSRTLQLTGGRLVAAALAASLVLMCVAALLYHLVFLKGAREGWPVVGSLVRLVVQDEFEQRDRFMRHNLDAIARKLGEMQARMVELESLGDRVSGLAGITPPADKARLPGMGGALLSARSLTVQELEASLAELEQVAGQRIDLMTVLESRLFDQRISKYMAPTELPVPGTAAGSTFGFRIDPFTGKSALHAGLDFPAPTGSDIVAAAGGVVITQEFHPAFGNMVELDHGNQLVTRYAHTSKVLVQRGDLVRRGQKIAEVGTTGRSTGPHLHFEVLVQGVPQNPQKFLLAGGAPGAQVALQGAAEPALSAGR; encoded by the coding sequence ATGCAGTTGATTATCATGGACTCGCGGCTGACCCGCAGCAGGACGCTCCAGTTGACCGGGGGGCGGCTGGTGGCGGCAGCCCTGGCGGCGTCTCTGGTGCTGATGTGCGTGGCGGCTCTTCTCTACCATCTGGTGTTTCTCAAAGGCGCGCGGGAAGGCTGGCCCGTGGTCGGATCGCTGGTGCGGCTGGTGGTGCAAGATGAATTCGAGCAGCGTGACCGCTTCATGCGACACAACCTGGATGCCATTGCCCGCAAGCTGGGCGAAATGCAGGCGCGCATGGTGGAGCTCGAATCGTTGGGGGACCGTGTCTCAGGACTCGCAGGCATTACGCCTCCAGCCGACAAGGCGCGATTGCCGGGCATGGGTGGGGCCTTGCTGTCGGCGCGCTCTCTCACGGTGCAGGAACTGGAGGCCAGCCTTGCCGAGCTGGAACAGGTGGCGGGCCAGCGCATCGACCTGATGACGGTGCTGGAGTCGCGCTTGTTTGACCAGCGCATCAGCAAATACATGGCTCCCACCGAGCTCCCCGTGCCGGGCACGGCGGCTGGTTCCACGTTTGGTTTTCGCATCGATCCCTTCACGGGGAAGTCCGCATTGCATGCAGGGCTCGACTTTCCGGCCCCTACCGGGTCGGATATCGTTGCTGCTGCGGGCGGCGTGGTCATCACCCAGGAGTTCCATCCAGCCTTTGGCAACATGGTCGAGCTGGACCATGGCAACCAATTGGTCACCCGCTACGCCCATACATCCAAGGTACTGGTCCAGCGCGGCGACCTGGTGCGCCGTGGCCAGAAGATTGCCGAGGTGGGGACCACAGGGCGCTCGACCGGGCCGCATCTTCATTTCGAGGTGCTGGTGCAGGGCGTGCCGCAGAACCCCCAGAAATTCCTCTTGGCAGGAGGAGCCCCCGGCGCGCAGGTCGCATTGCAAGGTGCTGCTGAGCCCGCGCTGTCTGCAGGCAGGTAA
- the secA gene encoding preprotein translocase subunit SecA, giving the protein MATNFLTKIFGSRNDRLLKQYRKTVAIINAKEPEYEALSDDALRAKTQEFKDRVAAGESLDALLPEAFAVVREGSKRVMKMRHFDVQLLGGMGLHYGKIAEMRTGEGKTLTATLPVYLNALSGDGVHVVTVNDYLAGRDAKWMGRLYNFLGLTVGINLPNMPREEKQAAYNADITYGTNNEYGFDYLRDNMVYEANDRVQRKLNFAIVDEVDSILIDEARTPLIISGQAEDHTATYLAMNKIVPLLVRQEGEADPRTGEGVTKPGDFTVDEKTHQVFLTEQGHETAERVLAANGLIPEGASLYDPANITLMHHLYAALRANHLYNRDQHYVVQEGEIVIVDEFTGRLMAGRRWSEGLHQAVEAKEGVQIQAENQTMASITFQNYFRLYNKLSGMTGTADTEAYEFQEIYGLETMVIPPNRPSKRDDQLDRVYKTTREKYEAAIKDIRECHERGQPVLVGTTSIENSEIIDELLNKVGLPHQVLNAKQHAREADIVAQAGRAGMITIATNMAGRGTDIVLGGNIEKDIAAIEADETLDESTKQSRIAQTRADWSVEHDKVKELGGLRIIATERHESRRIDNQLRGRSGRQGDPGSSRFYLSLDDSLMRIFAGDRVKAIMDRLKMPDGEAIEAGIVTRSIESAQRKVEARNFDVRKQLLEYDDVANDQRKVIYQQRNDILDAADLSDVIAAMREDCFSDIVREHVPAESVEEQWNLPALEKVLAEEWQIPMALQSLVEGSSSVTDDEILEKVVQAAHDTFEAKVQLVGQENFTQFERVVLLQTFDSNWRDHLSALDYLRQGIHLRGYAQKQPKQEYKREAFELFRQLLDMVKNEVTKILMTVQVQSPDQLDQVAEDMEQRAENIANVTYTAPTETGEVETTVDERTLSVQQKVAAGGRVGRNDPCPCGSGKKYKQCHGKLA; this is encoded by the coding sequence ATGGCCACCAACTTTCTCACTAAAATTTTCGGCAGCCGCAATGACCGGCTTCTCAAGCAGTACCGCAAGACGGTGGCCATCATCAATGCAAAGGAGCCCGAGTACGAGGCGCTGAGCGATGATGCACTGCGTGCCAAGACACAGGAATTCAAGGACCGCGTAGCCGCTGGCGAATCGCTCGATGCGCTGCTGCCCGAAGCGTTTGCGGTGGTGCGCGAAGGTTCCAAGCGCGTCATGAAGATGCGCCATTTCGATGTGCAGCTTCTTGGCGGCATGGGATTGCACTACGGCAAGATCGCTGAAATGCGTACCGGCGAGGGCAAGACACTGACGGCAACCCTGCCGGTGTACCTCAATGCCCTGTCCGGCGACGGTGTGCACGTGGTGACGGTGAACGACTATTTGGCAGGCCGCGACGCCAAGTGGATGGGGCGTCTGTACAACTTTCTCGGGCTGACGGTGGGTATCAACCTGCCCAATATGCCACGCGAGGAAAAGCAGGCCGCCTACAACGCCGACATCACCTACGGCACGAACAACGAGTACGGGTTCGACTATCTGCGCGACAACATGGTCTACGAGGCAAATGACCGCGTGCAGCGCAAGCTGAACTTTGCCATCGTCGATGAAGTGGACTCCATCCTGATCGACGAGGCGCGCACTCCGCTCATCATCAGTGGCCAGGCCGAAGACCACACAGCGACCTATCTGGCGATGAACAAAATTGTTCCCTTGCTGGTGCGCCAGGAAGGTGAGGCCGATCCGCGTACGGGTGAAGGCGTCACCAAGCCTGGTGACTTCACGGTGGACGAAAAGACGCACCAGGTGTTCCTGACCGAGCAGGGCCACGAGACAGCCGAGCGTGTGCTGGCAGCCAACGGCCTGATTCCGGAGGGCGCCTCGCTCTACGATCCGGCCAACATCACGCTGATGCACCACCTGTATGCTGCGCTGCGCGCCAACCACCTCTATAACCGGGACCAGCACTATGTGGTGCAAGAGGGCGAGATCGTCATCGTTGACGAATTCACTGGCCGCCTGATGGCGGGGCGCCGCTGGAGCGAAGGACTGCACCAGGCCGTCGAAGCCAAGGAAGGCGTGCAAATCCAGGCCGAGAACCAGACGATGGCCTCGATCACCTTTCAGAACTATTTCCGCCTTTACAACAAGCTCTCGGGGATGACGGGAACGGCCGATACCGAGGCCTATGAATTCCAGGAAATCTACGGCCTGGAAACCATGGTGATTCCGCCCAACCGCCCGAGCAAGCGCGACGACCAGCTCGACCGCGTGTACAAGACGACGCGCGAGAAGTATGAAGCGGCCATCAAGGACATCCGCGAGTGCCACGAGCGCGGGCAGCCCGTGTTGGTGGGTACCACCTCGATCGAAAACTCCGAGATCATCGATGAGCTGTTGAACAAGGTGGGCTTGCCGCACCAGGTGCTCAACGCCAAGCAGCACGCCCGCGAGGCCGACATCGTGGCCCAGGCCGGGCGCGCTGGCATGATCACCATTGCTACCAACATGGCAGGCCGCGGAACGGACATTGTGCTGGGCGGCAATATCGAGAAGGACATCGCTGCCATTGAGGCCGATGAAACCCTGGATGAGAGCACGAAGCAGTCGCGCATTGCCCAGACGCGCGCTGACTGGTCGGTCGAGCATGACAAAGTCAAAGAACTGGGCGGCCTGCGCATCATTGCCACTGAGCGCCATGAGTCACGCCGTATCGATAACCAGTTGCGCGGCCGTTCGGGCCGCCAGGGTGACCCTGGCTCCTCGCGCTTTTACCTGAGCCTGGACGATTCGCTGATGCGCATCTTCGCGGGTGACCGTGTCAAGGCCATCATGGATCGGCTCAAGATGCCCGATGGAGAAGCCATCGAGGCCGGCATCGTCACGCGCAGCATCGAATCGGCACAGCGCAAGGTCGAAGCGCGTAACTTTGATGTGCGCAAGCAGCTGCTTGAATACGACGACGTGGCCAACGACCAGCGCAAGGTGATTTACCAGCAGCGCAATGACATTCTTGATGCCGCCGATCTGTCCGACGTGATCGCCGCCATGCGCGAGGACTGCTTCAGCGACATTGTGCGTGAACATGTTCCTGCGGAATCGGTCGAGGAGCAATGGAATCTCCCGGCGCTTGAAAAGGTGCTGGCCGAAGAGTGGCAGATCCCGATGGCGTTGCAGTCGCTGGTGGAAGGGTCCAGCTCCGTCACCGACGATGAAATTCTGGAGAAGGTCGTTCAAGCCGCCCATGACACCTTCGAGGCGAAGGTGCAACTGGTGGGCCAGGAGAATTTCACCCAGTTCGAGCGTGTAGTGTTGTTGCAGACTTTCGACTCCAACTGGCGTGATCACCTGAGCGCGCTGGACTACCTGCGCCAGGGTATCCACCTGCGCGGGTATGCACAAAAGCAGCCCAAGCAGGAATACAAGCGCGAAGCCTTTGAACTGTTCCGCCAACTGCTCGATATGGTGAAGAACGAGGTCACAAAGATCTTGATGACGGTGCAGGTGCAGTCGCCTGACCAACTGGACCAAGTGGCCGAAGACATGGAGCAACGGGCTGAGAACATTGCCAATGTGACCTACACCGCGCCGACGGAAACCGGCGAGGTGGAAACCACGGTGGATGAAAGAA